The following is a genomic window from Deltaproteobacteria bacterium.
TCTTGCATTGACGCTCCTCTTTTGATGATGCCAAACTCTAGCATCGCCAACCCACAAAACCCTATGTCCACGACGATTCGCAGATAAACTTATCGCAACATCTCCAGATCCAAGAATGATTTTCCCCACTTGGTCTGGTTCCATCCCCCCGATTTCATGGAAGAAATCGCGTCGAATAAGGAGGTTTCCCCCATTAACTGCTTGCCCCTCGCTAAGCCAGAAACAACCCTTACCAAAATTTATTCTTCCCATTAGATACTCAAAAGGCGTAACCCAAGATGGAGGCGTATAGTCCCATCTTATTTCAATACCACCACCAGCTACAACAGGGCTATACAATTCAATGGCCGAACGATAGCGTTCAAGAAGCGATGGATGGGCTTCGCAGTCGTCATCGATAAAGACAATATAGCGACCACGAGCAACTTTGCTGCCAGCATTCCGTGCTTCGTGGGCACCAGGCTTAGGCTCATTAAGGCATGTAATATTGATTAATGAAGCATAAGCTTCTATAATATCAGTCACTCCAATCTCTGGAGAATTATTTACAACCACAACCTCAAAACTATGTCTGTCAATTGTTTGACAAGATAATGATTCCAACGCTCTTCGCAGGGAATTACGCCTTCTATATGTCGGAATAACTATGGAGAAAAGCAGATCCAACGCTCACCTTATTGTATTAGCTACACAACTGGTTTTTCAGAAATTCCGACTGTATATTACGAAAGTAAAGTGCCTTGCTTTTGATAGCCTTAGATATTTTATTGCTGTTACTAAGTAAATATTCAATAGAATTTATAATATCTGAGGCAGAGCTATTCGGCGATAACAACAAGTCCTCTTGCTGAATCGACGCCGCGAAATCAAGACATTTTGAACGGTAATTGCACAATAAAAATGGAACACCTGCACACGAGGCAAGTATTGCGCCGTGCAATCTCATTGAAATAATTAATGACACTCCTCGCAACGATTCAAAGAAACGATCAACGCTTGTATATATTTCAGATATTTCAGATTCTAAAAAACCAAAAGTCGATCTAAAATTATCTATATAACTATAATCTCCAGGGCCAAGCGCAAGGAAATCAATAACCCAGCCGTTTGCCCGAAGAACACTAAGAGGAGATGCAAGATTAGCAATAAACTTTTGATATATAATGTTTTCCTCGGTATCGAGCGGCGAAAGTAAATTAACCAATATTTTTTTGCCACCCTGAAAAAAATCACACTCCTTAGCATACCCAAGTGCGGGGTCACCAATTACCTTAGAATTAATATCATATTTAAAAAGGGTTTCTTGAGACAGAGGTCCTCTAACGGTTAATGGATTAATACGGTTCAGAAAACAAACAATCTCAGATAAGTCAGAATCAGGGGGTTCACAAAATCCACAACTTCCGACACCAGTGCCGAAACTCCATACTCTATCATTGCACCGAATTAATATTTTCAGATATTCTGCATTCATACTAGTGAACTGAGTACCACCGCCAATCATTATCGATGAATATCGCCTTAGCTGACGTTGAAGAAAATGGCCCAACAACTCCCTCCCGAGTGTGATAGGTATTATTCGCTTGTCTAATGCGTAACAATCACGCAAGACACTATAAACAGCCACATCTCCAAGGTTGTTTGATTTAACCTCGCCGAAGTACGCTACCATCTTCTGAGTATAAATAAAATTCAGCAATCCGAACAGTTATGCGGTCGAAGGCAGAATACACTGATTTGCCCGTGGATGAATGAGCTAGGCGGAGGTAGAATGCCGCCATGGAATACATAAAGAAGGCCGTGGATGAATGAGCTAGGCGGAGGTAGAATGCCGCCATGGAATACATAAAGAAGGCTCACAGTGTCTACTATCTTCGATACCATGTTGTTTTGGTATGTAAATACCGCCACCGGATCCTGAATCCTGGTATAGGCAGTTAAACCCGAAAACTTTTGGTCTATCTGGATAATGAATACTTTTAACTGATTTTGAACAGTCGAAAAAAAATTAATTCAACGATATGGCTCTTTATGAGAATCTGTTCTGACAAGCGGCAGTAATAAATTTAGACCGGGATATTCCACAGAGAAACATGCCCCTCCAAGACCTCTCCTTGAGCTTATCTTTGACCTGAGCGCGCCTTCCGCAGACGCTGCATGGCAACTTTCGCCTTGCCTTTGCCTCAATATCAATCCTCAGTTCACTGCCGGTGAGTTTATCCGAGACCAACCGATGATTCTTGATTCCGAGCGTAAAACGTACGATGCTTCCAATAAGCATGAGTCATCTTCCGTTTTCGGGTCTCTTGGTGAACACTCTAACTAAAGGATTTGGCTCATGATTCCAAGTTTATACAGGATTAACACAGCCCAGATTCTCATGGAGAGCCTTATTATCTATCCCTTGGACTTCCTTGCGCTATGACCGCCTGGCCAACCGCCCAAGAATGCTGAGAATAGTCTCGGTCCGACGCCCGATAGTATGGTCCGCCAGACAGCGTCTGCGGCCCCGCTCCGCTACTGCACGGCACCAGTTCTTATCGAGGAGCACATCGGTGAGGTCAGGCCGGTCGATGGATACGACTTCCCGGCCGGGGTCGAAACATTGGGAAATTTCCTTGGTTATCGTGGTCAGAACACATAGGTTCGCGGCAGAGTACTCGAAAATTCGGTGCGGGAGCGTCGAGGCGGGCCCCATGACGTTGATGCCTATGCGGGCCTTGCTCATTACGGAAAGCGCCTCCTTGCCCTCCAGGTGGCCGATGTCTCCTCCATGGCCTACAGTCAGGACGGACAAACCCATTTCCCTGATCCGCTTTATTTCGGTCCGTCGCAGCGGCGCATCGGGATGGCTAGCGATATTTCCGAAAAAGATTGCGTCATATTCGCTATTTCGATGGTCTGCCGGGCAGGTGTCGTGAAAGCCCGGATGGATGCTCGGCAGCATTACGCCGCCGGGAATGCCTAGTTTTGCCGCCTCATCAGCGATGCTCTCAGAAAGTGAAAAATAGGCGTGGAAATAGCGCCAATGTCGGCGCGTATTCTCCACGAACCGTGGATCGCTGAAGCCGAAGCCCACGAGCGTCTTGAGTTTGCCGAGCCGCTCCATATACTCTGGCTCAAAGGCGAGACAGGATGAGGCGAAAAAAATATGGGTATGATCGCCCTCTATGGCGAGCTGATAGAGCTTCCCTGGGGGCAGAGGGCGTGCGTCGGCTTCAAAGCGAACCTCCGGGTGGTACTCTTGGTAGTCGACGAAGTCGACGGGCACGGTCTCCAGCAATGACTCATACAGCGAGCGCTTCACGCCGTACATGTCCCAGGCATACCGGTCTGAAAGGTAGAGTATTTTCATCTCTTTTCTATCTCCACGTAAATGTCGTACGGATCGCCGAGGGGATTCAGGACATCCCAACGTTCATTTATCCACCTGCAAATCCGTCTTTTTTTGTCAGTGTTGATGGGAAGCATCAGCGCCAGTAGGAAATGCACGGTTCTGTTGAAAAGAGGCTTTGCCACATACTTGCAATCCCTACTTTCCAGCGCCGCAACAAGCCACTCCGGAGTGACCCGGGGTGTCTTGTCGTGCTGGTGTGAGTTGTAGACGAATTCCGTCTTAGCATCGTCGATTTCCCTGTTCTCCTCACCAAACGGAAAGATAAGATGAACGGTGTTTCTGGATACCCGTAGCATTTCGTCGAGAAAGGCCCCCCTGCGATCCAGTACAACATGCTCCAGAGTGTGCGTGGAGATGGCGGCGTCAAAGGTGTCGTTTTCAAAAGGCAGTTCGCTCGCATCGATGCCGTTGACTGCCGGGTTGGCCAGAGTCAGGGTCACCCCGGGCAGAAAAGGCTTGAAACTCCCGGTTCCGCCGCAGTCAATGACGTTTTCGTAGCCCAATTCCAAGAGCCTCTCGGCGAGAAAGGAGTGCTCCGAAAATTTACCGGGCCAGTACTCAAGGGCTTCAGCGAACTTAGCTGCCCGATCTGGCCTGGGAGCAAACGCTGATGATGCTGCCGCGAATTGCAGTATGTGATCTTTCATGCCTAGCCCTTGTTGAATTTACCCGTGTCTTCAACGTACTGGAACATACGGCGCATATTGCCTTCCAGCTGCTCTTTGGAAAGCCTATCCGTTTCTATGACGGACTCGATGGGGGACCGTTCTCTCTGTCCGTCTTTGCCTCTCCGCCATGTATAGAAGCTGTAATTTTTCAAATCCCTGTTGATAATCTTACAGTTGAACTTTTCCGGCGTCTCCCAGATGGGAGAACCGGGCATCGGCCGGAACTGGGTCAGGGAAACCATGTTGAACTCTATGGAATTGAGGAAATCTCTCGTTCTCTCCGGTGTATCGTGATACTCTCCCGGAGTGCCCGTCATGAGCAGCACCCGGACGTTAATTCCGGCGGCCGTGGCCCAATTTATGAGATTGCGGTTGTCCTCCACCGTATTATGCTTGTTGAGGAAGTCCAGGACTCGCTGGTCGCCGCTCTCAATCCCGGGGCTTATCTCGCGGCAGCCTGAGTCATACATGATCTTGAAATCATCATAGGTGGATAAACCAGCCCGCACCGAGCAGCGCCAGAACACGTTGAGCTTGGAAAGACCGTGGCAAAGCTTATGGAGCCGTTTGGTGTCCATGTTCAAGGTATCGTCGCAAAAACGGAACTGATTCACGCCAAAGCTACTCTGAACCATGCGGACTTCCTCCAGGATGCTCTCCACGGAGCGGAGTGACACGCGACCAAGCCACATTGGTTTGGATGCGCAGTAAGAGCAGTTGAATGGGCATCCACGGGACGTCATAATTGTCGTAGAGAGATTGTTTCCCGTATAGTTCTTGTCGTAAGCGAAGATGTTTCCCCCGATGCAGCTCATCAGATCCCGGGCGGGGAAGGGCAGTTCATCCAAGTCCCTGATGCGCTCTTTTTTGTAGAAGGGCTGGAGACGCCCTTCCTGAGTGTCCCGGACGATCTCCAGAATGGCTCGTTCTCCCTCGCCAATACAGTACGAATGGAAGACGGAAAGGTTGATTGTCTCAGGAGCGACCGTCGGATGCGGCCCTCCAATAATTAATTTTGCCTTGTCGTTTATCTTGGCCAGTTTCCTGGCCATCCGTTCGCATAGATCGTAGTCGACGCTAGTAGCGGTAAACCCATAAATGTCCGCGTCCATCGGAAGCGCCCCTAGGGCCTCCTCTTCGGTAAAGCCCGACAGGTTGTAAACTTCCACTTCGTGATTCGCATTGCGCAGAACCGAAGCTAGATAGAGCAGGCCCAGCGGAGCTTGGCTGTTGGGTTTGATCAGATAGGGATGGGGGGGATAGATCAATGTGACTTTCATAAAAGGGTTCCGGTTTGATTGCCACATAGGCTCTGCATGTCAAATGCATTTTTGTTGGATACGGGAACAGCGGCGCGGTGATCAACCTTCATTGAGTTTACCCGTGCTTTTTAGGTATTCTCGAAAGTCATCTGTCTCCCTGTTGAATTCTTCCAATGGCCTGTCTTTGATCTTGATGATGCTTTTAATCTTGTTTTCCCCGCGCGAACTGAAGAAATAGAAATTATAGTCGTCTAGATTCCTATTTAGGATCTCGATATTGTAATCGTCGGGATTTTGCCAAATATCGCTGCCGGGAATCGGGACAAAGCTCGTGCAGCAAATAATGGTATAAGGAACCCTACTCAGCCACCAAATGTTTTTTGGAACCGTTTTGGCGGTCTGTCCCGGCGTTCGGATCATGAAGAGGACTCGGGTCTTCAGTCCGATTTTGTGGCACACTTCCAAAGCATAGGCATTATCTTTCGGGGTCGTGCCCTTCTTAAGCATGTTTAGCACGTCCTCATCAAAGCTTTCCACGCCGAAAGAGACCTCTTTGCACCCTGCTTCGAACATGGCGCGGTAAAGCGTTTCATTCATAGGTTTGACCCTTGTGGAGATGCGCCAAGCCACGTCAAGGGGTCCGATGAGTTCGCAAAGCTTTAAAACCCGTTTCGGATCAGCGAGAAACATGTCGTCAGAGATACGGAACTGGCGAATGCCGAGTTCTTGTACTACGGATTTCATCTCTTGAAAAACGTTTTCCGGCTTTCTAAAGCGCACCTTATTATTGGTGAGAAAGGGGGAACTGCAAAACGAGCAGTGAAACGGGCATCCCCTACTTGTGGTCAATACCGTACTTTTGTCTCCTTTGTATTTGAAGTTGTAGGCGAAAATATTGCCACCCTGATTGTCTCCGAGCAGATGGCGGGCGGGGAAAGGCAGGCTGTCGAGGTCCTCTACCGGAGGCAGCGTATACGTTTTTTTCAGCATCCCTTTCGCATAATCTTCAAGCATTAGGAAGATGGCCTCTTCCCCGTCACCTTTACAGATAGAATCGATGACCCCCCAATCCACGAATTCGTCGCTGAAGGTTCCGGGGCCGCCAAGCACGACTGCACACTTTTCGTATTTCTCCTTGATGAGGTGTGCAAATCGGTTGGCTTGTTTGAGCTCCAGGCTTGTTACAGTGATGCCGTAAAGGTCGGCGCGGGGGAGATCCTCCAGGGCCTGCCATGTATTAAACGTGCTATAGTTTCGCACTTGGACATCGACACCTGCCTGCTCCAAGAGTGCAGCAAGATACAAAATGCCGATGGGCGCTTGCGCATCAGGCTGTTTTAAGTATGGATGCGGTAGATAGATTAAAAGGATTTTCAGATGCCGGATGGCCTTCAGTCGCTCTTCATTGAGAATGATGGAATTCATCCTAACCTTTCACGGTTGCGGTAGAGAGACTTTTGAACGTGCGATTCATACACATCGTTTCACTTTTGACGATTTAAGATCAAGGTAATAGTGAACTTACCCCCATTGTCCAGACAAGACATTGGGTGTATTTAGTGGCCTTTCAAATCAGATACTTTCTACTTTAATTGGAGAATTTTTTTGCATATGTGACTCTATATGGCGAACATGTGAATACAGGCCAGTGAGTAATCCGTCACAAATAATATCTGTGTGTTTTGTTCTCTAAAGATTGCAAGATCAAAAGGAAGTGTTTTATGAATGCCAAATATACTGGAAATATTTGCACTAAAGATTATTTGTCCATTCGATGATAC
Proteins encoded in this region:
- a CDS encoding glycosyltransferase codes for the protein MKILYLSDRYAWDMYGVKRSLYESLLETVPVDFVDYQEYHPEVRFEADARPLPPGKLYQLAIEGDHTHIFFASSCLAFEPEYMERLGKLKTLVGFGFSDPRFVENTRRHWRYFHAYFSLSESIADEAAKLGIPGGVMLPSIHPGFHDTCPADHRNSEYDAIFFGNIASHPDAPLRRTEIKRIREMGLSVLTVGHGGDIGHLEGKEALSVMSKARIGINVMGPASTLPHRIFEYSAANLCVLTTITKEISQCFDPGREVVSIDRPDLTDVLLDKNWCRAVAERGRRRCLADHTIGRRTETILSILGRLARRS
- a CDS encoding polysaccharide pyruvyl transferase family protein produces the protein MAVYSVLRDCYALDKRIIPITLGRELLGHFLQRQLRRYSSIMIGGGTQFTSMNAEYLKILIRCNDRVWSFGTGVGSCGFCEPPDSDLSEIVCFLNRINPLTVRGPLSQETLFKYDINSKVIGDPALGYAKECDFFQGGKKILVNLLSPLDTEENIIYQKFIANLASPLSVLRANGWVIDFLALGPGDYSYIDNFRSTFGFLESEISEIYTSVDRFFESLRGVSLIISMRLHGAILASCAGVPFLLCNYRSKCLDFAASIQQEDLLLSPNSSASDIINSIEYLLSNSNKISKAIKSKALYFRNIQSEFLKNQLCS
- a CDS encoding class I SAM-dependent methyltransferase, with the translated sequence MKDHILQFAAASSAFAPRPDRAAKFAEALEYWPGKFSEHSFLAERLLELGYENVIDCGGTGSFKPFLPGVTLTLANPAVNGIDASELPFENDTFDAAISTHTLEHVVLDRRGAFLDEMLRVSRNTVHLIFPFGEENREIDDAKTEFVYNSHQHDKTPRVTPEWLVAALESRDCKYVAKPLFNRTVHFLLALMLPINTDKKRRICRWINERWDVLNPLGDPYDIYVEIEKR
- a CDS encoding glycosyltransferase, yielding MDLLFSIVIPTYRRRNSLRRALESLSCQTIDRHSFEVVVVNNSPEIGVTDIIEAYASLINITCLNEPKPGAHEARNAGSKVARGRYIVFIDDDCEAHPSLLERYRSAIELYSPVVAGGGIEIRWDYTPPSWVTPFEYLMGRINFGKGCFWLSEGQAVNGGNLLIRRDFFHEIGGMEPDQVGKIILGSGDVAISLSANRRGHRVLWVGDARVWHHQKRSVNARLRDLMRREFNNGIMAAYEFQKKADRISSLKLVLFSIRLLIISINQYFRGAFGFNKCALIRCCLAFSKLIGMQWFYFYKRRTVV
- a CDS encoding B12-binding domain-containing radical SAM protein; protein product: MKVTLIYPPHPYLIKPNSQAPLGLLYLASVLRNANHEVEVYNLSGFTEEEALGALPMDADIYGFTATSVDYDLCERMARKLAKINDKAKLIIGGPHPTVAPETINLSVFHSYCIGEGERAILEIVRDTQEGRLQPFYKKERIRDLDELPFPARDLMSCIGGNIFAYDKNYTGNNLSTTIMTSRGCPFNCSYCASKPMWLGRVSLRSVESILEEVRMVQSSFGVNQFRFCDDTLNMDTKRLHKLCHGLSKLNVFWRCSVRAGLSTYDDFKIMYDSGCREISPGIESGDQRVLDFLNKHNTVEDNRNLINWATAAGINVRVLLMTGTPGEYHDTPERTRDFLNSIEFNMVSLTQFRPMPGSPIWETPEKFNCKIINRDLKNYSFYTWRRGKDGQRERSPIESVIETDRLSKEQLEGNMRRMFQYVEDTGKFNKG
- a CDS encoding radical SAM protein; its protein translation is MNSIILNEERLKAIRHLKILLIYLPHPYLKQPDAQAPIGILYLAALLEQAGVDVQVRNYSTFNTWQALEDLPRADLYGITVTSLELKQANRFAHLIKEKYEKCAVVLGGPGTFSDEFVDWGVIDSICKGDGEEAIFLMLEDYAKGMLKKTYTLPPVEDLDSLPFPARHLLGDNQGGNIFAYNFKYKGDKSTVLTTSRGCPFHCSFCSSPFLTNNKVRFRKPENVFQEMKSVVQELGIRQFRISDDMFLADPKRVLKLCELIGPLDVAWRISTRVKPMNETLYRAMFEAGCKEVSFGVESFDEDVLNMLKKGTTPKDNAYALEVCHKIGLKTRVLFMIRTPGQTAKTVPKNIWWLSRVPYTIICCTSFVPIPGSDIWQNPDDYNIEILNRNLDDYNFYFFSSRGENKIKSIIKIKDRPLEEFNRETDDFREYLKSTGKLNEG